The DNA segment CTTGCACCAGAGTCCTTCCGGCACCGAATGGCGAACTCCTTCGGCGCGCTTGATCTTCGGTGGCAGCAATTTCTGAAGCCAACTCATAACGGTACCCCCTGATCCATGGCATTACGAATGCCGCGAATGAATGCGCCCACCTTTGCGACAGCCTGATCGCGCGGCGAATTCTCTATTTCCTCGATGATGCGGCTGCCGATCACCACCGCATCGGCAACTGTCGCAATCCGTGCAGCGCTGTTGCCGTCGCGGATACCGAAACCGACACCGATCGGCATGCCGACTTTAGCGCGAATTGCGGGAATGCGCTTCGTCACCTCATCGAGATCGAGGTGGCCGGCACCGGTCACGCCCTTGAGCGAGACGTAATAAATATAGCCGCTACCCAACTGGGCCACCTGGGCAAAGCGCTGCTCGGTCGAGGTCGGCGCCAGCAAAAAAATCGGATCCATCCCTGCGTGTTTGAGGATGGCAGCGAAAGCCTCACACTCCTCGGGTGGATAATCGACGGTCAGCACGCCGTCGACGCCAGCAGCCTTGGCGTCGCATGCGAATCGTTCGACGCCATAGGCCTCGATCGGATTGGCATATCCCATCAACACCAGCGGCGTGTGATCGTTATCCCGACGAAATTCGCGGATGATATCGAGCACGCGGGTCAGCGACATGCCCTGTTTCAGCGCACGCTCGGAGGCACGCTGGATGGTCGGGCCGTCGGCCATCGGATCGGAGAATGGTACGCCAAGCTCGATGATGTTGGCGCCGCCCGCAACCAGCGCCTGCAGCAGCGGCAACGTCAATTCGGCATCAGGATCGCCGGCGGTAATGAAAGGGATCAGCGCCTTGCGGCCCTGCTTGTGCAATTGCGCGAAAGTGGTCTGTATGCGCGACATGGTCAGAAGCGGATGCCGGATTTCTCCGCCACCGTGTGCATGTCCTTGTCACCGCGGCCGGACAGATTGACCAACAGCAGCTTGTCCCTGCCCAGGGTCGGCGCGAGCTTCGCTGCATAGGCCAGGGCATGCGCAGACTCCAGCGCGGGAATGATGCCTTCCAGCCGGCACAGGTGATGAAAAGCTTTGAGCGCTTCGTCGTCAGTGATGGTCACATACTCGGCACGTTGCGAGTCCTTGAGCCAGGCATGCTCGGGACCAACGCCGGGATAATCAAGGCCGGCCGAAATCGAATGCGTCTCGGTGATCTGGCCGTTCTCGTCCTGCAGCAAATAGGTGCGGTTGCCGTGCAGCACACCGGGGCGGCCGGCAGTCAGCGAAGCGGAATGCCGGCCGCTCTGGATGCCGCAACCAGCCGCCTCGACACCGATCAGGCGCACTTTCTGCTCATCGATATAGGGGTAGAAAATTCCCATCGCGTTGGAGCCCCCGCCGACACAGGCGATCACCGCATCCGGTTGGCGACCGGCGAGTTCCGGCATCTGTACCTTGCATTCTTCGCCGATGACGGACTGGAAGTCGCGCACCATCATCGGATAGGGATGTGGCCCGGCCACGGTACCGATGATGTAGAAGGTGCTGGCAATGTTGGTGACCCAGTCGCGCATCGCTTCATTCAATGCATCCTTGAGTGTCTTCGAGCCGCTTTCCACCGGCACTACCGTGGCGCCGAGCAGCTTCATGCGATAGACGTTCTGCACCTGGCGCCTGACGTCCTCGCTGCCCATGTAGACGACGCACTCCATGCCATAGCGTGCAGCAACGGTAGCAGTCGCGACACCATGCATTCCAGCGCCCGTCTCGGCAATCACGCGCGGCTTACCCATGCGGCGCGCCAACATGGCTTGACCGATGCAGTTGTTCACCTTGTGCGCACCGGTGTGATTGAGATCTTCGCGCTTGAGATATATCTGCGCGCCGCCGAGCAAATCCGACCAGCGCCTGGCGTGGTAAATCGGGCTCGGCCGTCCAACGTAATGTTTGAGGTCGTATTCGAACTCGGCGCGAAAAGCCGGATCGGCCCGGGCCGCGGCATAGGCAGCGCGCAACTCATCCAGCGCGGGAATCAGCGTCTCGGCAACGAAAACGCCGCCGTAAGTGCCGAAGTGGCCAAGCGCGTCAGGATATTGGTAAGCTGTCTGCATGCGTTACTGCCGTCACAAAGTCGGCGATTTTTGCGGCATTCTTGATGCCTTTGCTTGATTCCACTCCGCTGCTCACATCGACCGCCCAAGGATGCAATTGACGTATCGCTGCGGCAACATTGCCGCCGTGCAAACCGCCGGAAAGAATTACCGGCAATGGCAATCGGGATGGGATGATGGACCAGTCGAATGTCTCGCTCTTGCCACCGTAGCCTTCGACATAGGAATCAAGCAAAAGCCCCGCGGCTGAAGGATAAGACCGCGCGAATTCTACCAGATCGAGTCCCGGCCTGACCCGTGCCACCTTGATATAGGGCCGTCCAAATGAACAGCAATAAGCCTCGGATTCTTCACCATGAAACTGCAGCAAATCCAACGCCACCGCGGCGAGTGCCTGCTTTACAGCGCTCTCGTTTTCATTCACGAAGAGACCCACCCTGGTAACGAAAGGCGGCACGCGCGCTGCCAGGGCAGCCGCCTGCTCGATGGCAAGGTTACGCGGGCTCGGCGGATAGAACACGAAGCCGATGGCATCGACGCCGGCATTGATTGCCGCATCGACATCTTCAGCGCGAGTCAGACCACAAATCTTGATTCGGGTGCGCACATTCAAGGTTGTACAGGATCGAAGGGCGTCATGATACGACCCGATAGTGGCAATCGCCAGTGTTCGGCGTATTCAGCGCCAGCGAAATAAAGTCCATCCGGGGCAAAGGTCGGCGCTGCAAGGGTTCTGCCGCGAGCTGCCAGCAGTTCTGCGAACGCTTCCGGCAATACCTTGCCGTAACCGACCCAAAGCAGGGAACCAATGATGTTGCGCACCATGTGATGCAAAAAACCGCCGGCGCGAAAATCGAATAGCACATAGTCGCCATGGCGCCGGATATTGACTTCATGCAGGGTCTTGACCGGCGATCTGGCCTGGCATTCCGAGGAACGGAACGAGGAAAAATCATGTTCCCCGATCAGGTATTGGGCGGCTAAAGACATCCTGTCGACATTGAGCATACGGTGATACCAGCCGACGCGCCCGCCATGTAGCGCTGGTCGTACCGGATGGTTGAACAACACATAGCGATAGCGGCGTGAGATCGCCGAAAACCGGGCGTGAAACGCCGGCTCGACCGGAACCGCCCAACGCACCGCTACCGCAGGTGGAAGATGACGATTGACGCCACGTATCCAGGCCTGGAGCGGGCGTGACGCATTGGTATCAAAGTGGGCCACCTGCTCCAAGGCATGCACACCGGCATCGGTACGCCCGGCGGCGATCACCGCCACACGTTCGCCTGCAATCTCGGCAACCGCGCGTTCCAACGCGCCCTGGATGGTTTCCAGCGCAGGTTGCAATTGCCAGCCGTGAAAGTGTGAGCCATCGTATTCGATGCCAATGGCAACTCTTGTCATCGCATTCATTCCTGAACTTCAACCGCGGCGGCAAGAGTGGTCATTACCAAACCTGGCGTGCATGCGGCGTGACGATGGTGAGACTCACCGTATTCTCGTGAAAAGCGTGGGATGACGGCATGTGCAGTAGCAGGCTGCTCCGAACGAGCAGTTGGCTGGAAGAATGAAACCTCATGGGGTCGGAAGAAGCCGGAAGACGCGGCTATGGCCGCGTCTTCCAGAAAACAGTCAGCCGAGTTGGGCCAGTTTGCTGCGCGCCGTTTCCTGTTGGGCAGGAGAACCTTCCGTCAGCACTTCCTGCAGCAGCTCGCGAGCGCCTTCATGGTCGCCCATTTCCTCATAGGCATGAGCAAGTTCAAGCTTGGTTGCCACTTCTGCCGAGTTGCCTGCATTCCCGGCCGCGGCCAGTACGTCGGTTTGCTTGAGGTCAAGATCGATTAATGAAAGATCCAAAGGCGGCGCAGCCTGCTCGAGCGATGCCGGCGCGCTTGCGCCGAGGTCGAAATCGAAATCGAGTGCGTTGCCCGCTTGGGCCGGCGCATTGAAGTCGATGTCAAGACCGCCACCTTGTTTTGCTTCCACGGCCGGGTTTTCGTCATCCCCCAGATCAAGATCGAAGTCAAGGTCGCTGGCCTCCGCTTTTACAGGAGCAACGACAGACGCCTCAGCCGAAACCACCGGCGCAGCCGTCTCCAGATCAAGATCGAAGTCAAGGTCGCTGGCAGCCATTTTTGCAGGAGCTGCGGTGGGCGCTTCAACCGAAGCCACCGGTGCAGCCCCAAGATCAAGATCGAAGTCGAGTGTACTCGTCCCCGCATTTGCCGTCGCAGCCGCCGCTTTAGCTGGCGCTCCCTGCAAGGGGGGAGCTTGCAGGGCTATCGCTGCATCCACGGACTGGCTGGCTGGTGTTGATTCGACGGCGGCCGTCTGGCCGTGCTGCGCAGGCTCAGGCGCTGTAGCGCCACTGTACAAGGGGTTTGCCGGATCCAGGGAACGGCCAAGCACCGCAGCCTTGTTCCACTCGGAACCGTTGCCGGCGGTACGCGAATGCAATTTGCCGGCCAGTTCGTTGAACTGAGGCAGACTCTTGCGACCGGCATATATCTCGAGCAGTTTCAGATATACGGCAAGGTTGCCGGGATCTTTCCGCATCGCATCGACAAGGATCTCTTCTGCCTGGCCATCGCGCCCGTAGGCCATATAAACCTCGGCCTCCTGAATCGGGTCGACGCCTTCCTTTCCGGTATCGACAGCCCTGAGGGTCGAGTGGCCAAAATCGGAGCGCGGCACTGCACTGGCAGCTAAATTTTCGCTCGCGGCCACGCCAAAAACGGAACTGGCTGCCAGATCGTCCACTGTGACGGCTGGAGCACTTGCAACATCGCGTTTGCGCTTCCAGCCAAGAAAGCCGAGAAAACCCAGAACAGCCGCAAGCGCAGCACCACCACCATAGACCAGCACGGGATTGTCTTCGACGAAGCTGGGTTCTGGCGGAGGCGGGGGAGAAACGATTTTTTTCTTCGGTTTTGCCTGCGGCTTTTCCGCCGTCGGCGCTGCGGCAGCCGCCACTGGAGCGGTAGCGATTGGGGAGGCAGCCGGGCCGCCGGGCACTGGTTTTGCTGCAGCAGGCACAGGTACCGTTGTCGCCGCTTGCCCGGTCTTCTGTGTATCCGTGGCAGGTTGGCTCTTCAATTCAGCAAGTTTTTTGAGATCGGCCAGATTTTTTTCGAGTTCTCCAATACGGCTGTTGGCTTCTTTCAACGCCTTGTCGCGAGCAATAATATCTTCCTCGCCCAACTTACCCTTGCCCGCTTTCGCTTGTGCTTCGCTGCGCGACACCAGAAGCTTGTCCTGGCCGCTTGCGGACGGCGCCTTTTCTTCCACCTTCGGTGTGATCTTGCCGCTGCTGGACTGCGGCCTCGGCTGTTCCACCGGCGCTTGATTGGCAGCCGCAGCAGCGAGACTATTGCGATAGGCATTGAAGGCGGCGGATTGCACTACCACGACCTTGTGCGCCTCACCGGCGCTGATGGCTGCCGCTTTTTCCGCATCAGGAACATTAAGAATCCTGCCGGCGCGCAGGCGGTTCATATTGCCATCGATGAAGGCATCACGATTGCTGTTGAACAGGGCCACCAGCATTTGGTTGAGCGTAACACCCTCCGGCGCTGATTCGACAGCGATCTTGCTCAGCGTGTCGCCCGGCTTCACTTTGCGGATATTATTTGAAGCCGCTTTATTCTCCATCTCGGGTTTCTGTGACTCAATTGGAGGAGCCCGACGCGCTTCATTGCTCCGTGCCGATTCAACCGTCACCTCCGGCGGCGCACTGGCAGAAGAAGAGGTATCCACAGGCGCTGGCGCGACTGGCGCCGTCACGGCAGCAGACACATTATCGGTCTTCAGCTCAGGGGGATCGAGCAGAAAAGCATATTCACGTACCAGGCGACCGGAGGACCAATTCAATTCGACGAGAAAGTCAATGAACGGATCATTGACTGCATGATCGGTCTGTATCCTGAAGTAAGGCTTGCCGTCGGAACGCTTGTCAAGAACGAAACGCACAGCGGACAGCACAGACGCGTACTCCACGTTGGCCTGGCGAAACGCCTCGACGGGGGCCACGCGAGCGGTCAGGGAAGGCAGTTCTTCGCGCGACGCGGTAATGTCCAACTCCGCCCGCAAGGGCTGTCCCAGCGCGGAAAGCACGGTAATCTTGCCCAGCCCAGCCGCATTGACCGCAAACGGCGCGGCCAATGCCGACACCATTACGATAGCCAATATTGCACGCTTCAAAACATTCTGTTTGTCATTTCTATGCACGGTGCCCCCCGTGGGGAATACTCTAAACTGGTATTCAAAATAACATCATGGCCTTAGCGATGCAAGCTCATCCTCCGCATCAAATTGCCCCTGCAGCCGCCTGAAGTTTAATTCAACAGCACGCGCAACATGCGACGCAAGGGTTCCGCTGCTCCCCATAACAACTGATCGCCGACGGTAAACGCCGACAGATACTGGTTTCCCATCGACAACTTGCGCAAGCGGCCAACCGGTACCGAAAGCGTCCCCGTCACCTTGACCGGAGTCAGTTCACGCAAGGTGGCGTCGCGCTGGTTCGGCACCACTTTGGCCCAATCGTTGTGCACAGCAAGCATACCCTCGATCTCGTCGAGCGGAATGTCGCGCTTGAGCTTGATGGTCAGCGCCTGCGAATGGCAGCGCATGGCGCCCACGCGCACACACAGTCCATCCACCGGAACCGGTTTGCCACTACGGCCGAGAATCTTGTTAGTCTCGGCTTCTCCTTTCCACTCCTCCTTGCTCTGACCGTTACCGAGATCTTTGTCGATCCAGGGGATCAGCGAACCAGCGAGCGGCACGCTGAAGTTGTCGGTCGGAAAGCTCTCGTCGCGCAGGATGCCGGCAACTTCACGATCGATGTCGAGAATCGCCGAGGCCGGATCTTCGAGCAGTGATTTGGCCACGCGATGCACCTCACCCATCTGATTGAGCAGTTCGCGCATGTTCTGCGCACCCGCGCCCGAAGCTGCCTGATAGGTCATCGAGGTCATCCACTCGATTTCATCGGCCTTGAACAGGCCGCCCAGTGCCATCAGCATCAGCGATACCGTGCAGTTGCCGCCGATGTAGTTCTTGACGCCCGCGGCAAGGCCACGCTTGATGACATCGAGGTTCACCGGATCGAGGATGATAATCGCATCATCCTTCATGCGTAGCGCCGAAGCGGCATCGATCCAGTAGCCGTTCCAGCCGGCGGCACGCAGACGAGGAAACACGTCATTGGTGTAATCGCCACCCTGGCAGGAAATGATGATGTCCAGCGCCTTGAGTTTGTCGATGCTGGATGCATCCTTCAATGGCGGCACATCGACCCCGATATCGGGCCCCTTGCCGCCGACATTCGAAGTCGTGAAAAAGACCGGCTCAATGAGGGCAAAGTCGTTCTCCTCACTCATGCGCTGCATGAGCACCGACCCCACCATCCCGCGCCAACCTACCAGTCCCACTCGCTTCATAGTTCCGTTCTCTCGACTATTCCAGCGCCGCCAATACGGCGCCGCCCGTTTCGCGTGTCCCGACCGACTGCATGCCGGACCCGATAATATCGCCTGTTCGAAAGCCCAGTGCCAGCACTTTTTCACGGCCGACTCAATTCTATCCGCCACATCGGCATTATTGAAGCCAAAACGCAACATCATTGCTGCCGAAATTAAGGTCACCAGGAAATTGACGATACCTTGCCGGCAGTATCCGAAGCCGGATTGTGAATCGACTCGTGGCGGCCAAATCTTTTCCTTTGAGCGATGGCGTGGGCAGCATGCCTCGAATCGGTCAGCAGGATGAACCTTTTTACCTCAATAGCTCTTTTTCTCTTGTGCCTTGTTTTCGATCTTGCTACCGACTTTTTCAACGTCCTTCCCAAGCCCTGCCATGGTGTTGCATGCGGCAAGCACACCCACTGCGACACCAAACATCACCAGCTTCTGCAC comes from the Georgfuchsia toluolica genome and includes:
- a CDS encoding entericidin A/B family lipoprotein; amino-acid sequence: MKQIVQKLVMFGVAVGVLAACNTMAGLGKDVEKVGSKIENKAQEKKSY
- a CDS encoding FimV/HubP family polar landmark protein; amino-acid sequence: MVSALAAPFAVNAAGLGKITVLSALGQPLRAELDITASREELPSLTARVAPVEAFRQANVEYASVLSAVRFVLDKRSDGKPYFRIQTDHAVNDPFIDFLVELNWSSGRLVREYAFLLDPPELKTDNVSAAVTAPVAPAPVDTSSSASAPPEVTVESARSNEARRAPPIESQKPEMENKAASNNIRKVKPGDTLSKIAVESAPEGVTLNQMLVALFNSNRDAFIDGNMNRLRAGRILNVPDAEKAAAISAGEAHKVVVVQSAAFNAYRNSLAAAAANQAPVEQPRPQSSSGKITPKVEEKAPSASGQDKLLVSRSEAQAKAGKGKLGEEDIIARDKALKEANSRIGELEKNLADLKKLAELKSQPATDTQKTGQAATTVPVPAAAKPVPGGPAASPIATAPVAAAAAPTAEKPQAKPKKKIVSPPPPPEPSFVEDNPVLVYGGGAALAAVLGFLGFLGWKRKRDVASAPAVTVDDLAASSVFGVAASENLAASAVPRSDFGHSTLRAVDTGKEGVDPIQEAEVYMAYGRDGQAEEILVDAMRKDPGNLAVYLKLLEIYAGRKSLPQFNELAGKLHSRTAGNGSEWNKAAVLGRSLDPANPLYSGATAPEPAQHGQTAAVESTPASQSVDAAIALQAPPLQGAPAKAAAATANAGTSTLDFDLDLGAAPVASVEAPTAAPAKMAASDLDFDLDLETAAPVVSAEASVVAPVKAEASDLDFDLDLGDDENPAVEAKQGGGLDIDFNAPAQAGNALDFDFDLGASAPASLEQAAPPLDLSLIDLDLKQTDVLAAAGNAGNSAEVATKLELAHAYEEMGDHEGARELLQEVLTEGSPAQQETARSKLAQLG
- the asd gene encoding aspartate-semialdehyde dehydrogenase produces the protein MKRVGLVGWRGMVGSVLMQRMSEENDFALIEPVFFTTSNVGGKGPDIGVDVPPLKDASSIDKLKALDIIISCQGGDYTNDVFPRLRAAGWNGYWIDAASALRMKDDAIIILDPVNLDVIKRGLAAGVKNYIGGNCTVSLMLMALGGLFKADEIEWMTSMTYQAASGAGAQNMRELLNQMGEVHRVAKSLLEDPASAILDIDREVAGILRDESFPTDNFSVPLAGSLIPWIDKDLGNGQSKEEWKGEAETNKILGRSGKPVPVDGLCVRVGAMRCHSQALTIKLKRDIPLDEIEGMLAVHNDWAKVVPNQRDATLRELTPVKVTGTLSVPVGRLRKLSMGNQYLSAFTVGDQLLWGAAEPLRRMLRVLLN
- the trpA gene encoding tryptophan synthase subunit alpha, which translates into the protein MSRIQTTFAQLHKQGRKALIPFITAGDPDAELTLPLLQALVAGGANIIELGVPFSDPMADGPTIQRASERALKQGMSLTRVLDIIREFRRDNDHTPLVLMGYANPIEAYGVERFACDAKAAGVDGVLTVDYPPEECEAFAAILKHAGMDPIFLLAPTSTEQRFAQVAQLGSGYIYYVSLKGVTGAGHLDLDEVTKRIPAIRAKVGMPIGVGFGIRDGNSAARIATVADAVVIGSRIIEEIENSPRDQAVAKVGAFIRGIRNAMDQGVPL
- the trpB gene encoding tryptophan synthase subunit beta, which gives rise to MQTAYQYPDALGHFGTYGGVFVAETLIPALDELRAAYAAARADPAFRAEFEYDLKHYVGRPSPIYHARRWSDLLGGAQIYLKREDLNHTGAHKVNNCIGQAMLARRMGKPRVIAETGAGMHGVATATVAARYGMECVVYMGSEDVRRQVQNVYRMKLLGATVVPVESGSKTLKDALNEAMRDWVTNIASTFYIIGTVAGPHPYPMMVRDFQSVIGEECKVQMPELAGRQPDAVIACVGGGSNAMGIFYPYIDEQKVRLIGVEAAGCGIQSGRHSASLTAGRPGVLHGNRTYLLQDENGQITETHSISAGLDYPGVGPEHAWLKDSQRAEYVTITDDEALKAFHHLCRLEGIIPALESAHALAYAAKLAPTLGRDKLLLVNLSGRGDKDMHTVAEKSGIRF
- the truA gene encoding tRNA pseudouridine(38-40) synthase TruA; translated protein: MTRVAIGIEYDGSHFHGWQLQPALETIQGALERAVAEIAGERVAVIAAGRTDAGVHALEQVAHFDTNASRPLQAWIRGVNRHLPPAVAVRWAVPVEPAFHARFSAISRRYRYVLFNHPVRPALHGGRVGWYHRMLNVDRMSLAAQYLIGEHDFSSFRSSECQARSPVKTLHEVNIRRHGDYVLFDFRAGGFLHHMVRNIIGSLLWVGYGKVLPEAFAELLAARGRTLAAPTFAPDGLYFAGAEYAEHWRLPLSGRIMTPFDPVQP
- a CDS encoding phosphoribosylanthranilate isomerase, with protein sequence MRTRIKICGLTRAEDVDAAINAGVDAIGFVFYPPSPRNLAIEQAAALAARVPPFVTRVGLFVNENESAVKQALAAVALDLLQFHGEESEAYCCSFGRPYIKVARVRPGLDLVEFARSYPSAAGLLLDSYVEGYGGKSETFDWSIIPSRLPLPVILSGGLHGGNVAAAIRQLHPWAVDVSSGVESSKGIKNAAKIADFVTAVTHADSLPIS